A genome region from Maridesulfovibrio salexigens DSM 2638 includes the following:
- the lepA gene encoding translation elongation factor 4: MAKLDKIRNFSIIAHIDHGKSTLADRILEITGMVSEREKKDQYLDKMELEQERGITIKAQTVRIPYKANDGEEYILNLIDTPGHVDFSYEVSRSLAASEGALLVVDSTQGVEAQTLANVFLALDHDLEIVPVLNKVDLPSSDCERVAQEIEEVIGLDCSEPLMISAKTGLNVEDVLESIVKDLPAPQGDPDAPLKALIFDSWYDSYQGVVVLFRILDGTIKKGDKIQIHSTGRTFDVTTLGVYTPEPQKAKELAAGEVGFLCASMKELNDAPVGDTITLAADPVEDPFPGFQEVKPMVFCGLYPVEPAEYEPLKAALEKLQLNDTAFSFEPETSTALGFGFRCGFLGLLHMEIIQERLEREFQAKLIATAPSVVYQARLNNGEVLEIDNPSKMPDGGDLESLAEPFCRLEIHVPNDYVGAVLKLCEEKRGIQKDMRYLTSSRVIITYEVPFAEIMYDFFDKLKSHTKGYASLDYEIIDYRESNLVKLDILINTDPVDAFSAIVHKDSAYPFGRSLALKLKRAIPRQMFEIVIQAAIGRKIIAKERVAPFRKNVTAKCYGGDITRKRKLLEKQKEGKKRMKKMGNVEIPQEAFMAVLKAGED, encoded by the coding sequence ATGGCTAAATTAGATAAAATAAGAAATTTCAGCATCATTGCGCACATTGACCACGGCAAGTCCACTCTTGCGGACCGTATCCTTGAAATCACCGGAATGGTTTCCGAACGTGAGAAAAAGGACCAGTACCTCGATAAAATGGAACTGGAACAGGAACGTGGAATTACCATTAAGGCCCAGACTGTGCGTATTCCGTACAAGGCCAATGACGGTGAGGAGTATATTCTCAACCTGATTGATACTCCCGGTCATGTGGACTTCAGCTATGAGGTTTCCCGAAGCCTTGCCGCTTCCGAAGGCGCGCTGCTGGTTGTCGATTCCACTCAGGGTGTGGAAGCGCAGACCCTTGCAAACGTATTTCTGGCACTGGACCACGACCTTGAAATCGTGCCCGTGCTTAATAAGGTGGACCTGCCCAGCTCCGATTGTGAACGTGTTGCGCAGGAAATCGAGGAAGTCATCGGGCTAGATTGTTCCGAGCCGCTCATGATCAGCGCCAAAACCGGCCTGAACGTGGAAGATGTGCTTGAGTCCATCGTGAAGGATTTGCCCGCACCGCAAGGCGATCCTGATGCTCCGCTCAAGGCCCTGATCTTCGACTCCTGGTATGATTCATATCAGGGAGTTGTGGTGCTGTTCAGAATTCTGGACGGTACCATCAAGAAGGGTGACAAGATTCAGATTCACTCCACCGGACGCACTTTCGATGTGACCACACTTGGTGTTTATACCCCTGAACCGCAGAAGGCCAAAGAGCTGGCTGCCGGTGAGGTCGGTTTCCTTTGCGCCAGCATGAAGGAGCTTAATGATGCGCCCGTGGGCGATACCATTACCCTCGCTGCCGATCCGGTCGAAGATCCCTTCCCCGGTTTTCAGGAAGTTAAGCCCATGGTTTTCTGTGGACTCTATCCGGTTGAACCCGCCGAGTATGAGCCGCTCAAGGCCGCGCTGGAAAAATTGCAGCTCAACGACACCGCGTTCTCTTTTGAACCGGAAACATCCACAGCTCTCGGCTTCGGTTTTCGCTGCGGTTTCCTCGGTCTGCTGCATATGGAAATTATTCAGGAACGTCTGGAACGTGAGTTTCAGGCCAAGCTTATCGCTACTGCGCCTTCCGTTGTCTATCAGGCAAGGTTGAACAATGGCGAAGTGCTTGAAATTGATAACCCCAGCAAGATGCCTGACGGCGGAGATCTCGAATCTCTGGCCGAGCCTTTCTGCCGTCTTGAAATCCACGTGCCGAACGATTATGTTGGCGCGGTACTCAAGCTCTGTGAAGAGAAGCGTGGAATCCAGAAGGATATGCGTTACCTGACATCTTCAAGGGTTATCATTACTTACGAAGTTCCCTTTGCGGAAATTATGTACGACTTCTTTGACAAGCTGAAGTCACATACCAAGGGATATGCATCCCTTGATTATGAAATTATTGATTACCGCGAATCGAATCTGGTAAAGCTCGACATCCTGATCAACACTGATCCGGTGGATGCCTTCTCAGCCATTGTCCATAAGGATTCAGCATATCCTTTCGGACGTTCACTTGCCCTTAAGCTGAAAAGAGCAATCCCGCGCCAGATGTTTGAAATTGTTATTCAGGCCGCGATCGGTCGTAAGATCATCGCCAAGGAACGAGTGGCCCCGTTCAGGAAAAACGTTACCGCCAAGTGTTACGGCGGGGATATTACCCGTAAGCGCAAGCTTCTGGAAAAACAGAAGGAAGGTAAGAAGCGCATGAAGAAGATGGGTAATGTTGAGATCCCGCAGGAAGCGTTCATGGCAGTACTTAAAGCCGGAGAGGATTAA
- a CDS encoding sulfide/dihydroorotate dehydrogenase-like FAD/NAD-binding protein, translating to MSNKILTKKALIPGQTSMLVLDCPQIAKKAKPGNFVILRIHEKGERIPLTIADTDKEAGTITIVYLVVGKSSALLETLNEGDTILDVCGPLGKPTHIEKSGTVICVGGGTGIAAMHHIAKGHHLAGNHVVAIVGARSKNMLLFCTELGFFCPELLIATDDGSSGHKGFVTDLLRERLEQDKDVAEVVAIGPVPMMEAVAKVTEPFGVKTTVSLNSIMVDGVGMCGACRCSVGGETKFACVDGPEFDGHEVDFNELKMRLTQYKEQEDLSMQMFRSCNCHGE from the coding sequence ATGAGCAACAAAATTCTGACTAAAAAAGCACTTATCCCAGGCCAGACATCCATGCTGGTCCTTGACTGTCCTCAAATTGCCAAAAAGGCTAAACCGGGAAATTTTGTAATTCTACGCATCCATGAAAAAGGCGAACGCATTCCGCTGACCATTGCTGACACTGACAAAGAAGCTGGAACAATTACTATCGTATACCTCGTAGTCGGCAAAAGTTCAGCCCTGCTTGAAACATTAAATGAAGGGGACACCATCCTTGATGTTTGCGGTCCCTTGGGTAAACCCACCCATATCGAAAAATCCGGAACTGTTATCTGTGTGGGCGGTGGTACCGGAATCGCAGCCATGCACCACATTGCCAAGGGACACCACCTTGCAGGCAACCACGTTGTCGCCATTGTCGGTGCCCGCAGCAAAAATATGCTCCTTTTCTGTACCGAGCTGGGCTTCTTCTGCCCCGAACTTCTCATCGCCACAGATGACGGTTCCAGCGGACACAAAGGCTTTGTCACCGATCTCCTGCGCGAACGCCTTGAGCAGGACAAAGACGTTGCAGAAGTCGTTGCCATCGGGCCCGTTCCAATGATGGAAGCAGTTGCCAAAGTAACCGAGCCTTTCGGCGTTAAAACCACAGTCAGCCTGAACTCCATCATGGTTGACGGCGTGGGCATGTGCGGAGCCTGCCGTTGCAGTGTTGGCGGAGAAACCAAATTCGCCTGTGTAGACGGCCCTGAATTCGACGGTCATGAAGTTGATTTCAATGAACTGAAAATGCGCCTTACCCAGTATAAGGAGCAGGAAGACCTTTCAATGCAAATGTTCAGGAGTTGTAACTGCCATGGTGAATAA
- the gltA gene encoding NADPH-dependent glutamate synthase: protein MVNKQNFTPTRTPMPEQPADVRNKNFSEVALGYSKEEAMAEAARCLQCKKPLCQKGCPVEIDIKSFIKHLADGDIPSAYRVIKETNALPAVCGRVCPQESQCEGSCILGKKYEPVAIGRLERFVADSFDSDSACEMITGHTACSLPNDQFKVACIGSGPSSLTVAGYLAARGVPVTVYEALHEVGGVLIYGIPEFRLPKSIVAREVGALWSKGVTFQPNYVGGKTVTVEDLFEDGFDAVFIGVGAGLPWFLNIPGENLVGVYSANEYLTRINLGRAYDFPNHDTPAPKAKNVAVIGGGNVAMDAARTALRLGAENVYITYRRTQDEMPARLEELHHAIEEGVQLELLTSPIAINGDENSHVKSMTLQVMELGEPDDSGRRRPVAVEGKTKELEVDMVVLAVGTGANPVLLEATPGLDLNKWGYIVTDAETGETSIPNVYAGGDIAGGSATVISAMGAGRRAAKTIAEKLGV, encoded by the coding sequence ATGGTGAATAAACAGAATTTTACCCCCACCCGTACCCCCATGCCGGAGCAGCCGGCTGACGTCCGCAACAAGAACTTCAGCGAAGTAGCCCTCGGTTACTCCAAAGAAGAAGCCATGGCTGAAGCTGCCCGCTGCCTGCAGTGTAAAAAGCCGCTCTGCCAGAAAGGTTGCCCTGTTGAAATCGACATCAAAAGTTTCATCAAGCATCTGGCTGACGGCGACATTCCTTCCGCTTACCGCGTTATCAAGGAAACCAACGCCCTGCCCGCTGTCTGTGGTCGTGTCTGTCCGCAGGAATCCCAGTGTGAAGGGTCCTGTATCCTAGGCAAAAAATATGAACCTGTTGCTATCGGCCGCCTTGAAAGGTTTGTTGCTGACAGCTTTGACAGTGACTCCGCCTGTGAAATGATCACCGGACACACAGCTTGTTCGCTGCCCAATGACCAGTTCAAGGTCGCCTGCATCGGTTCCGGGCCTTCCAGCCTGACCGTAGCCGGATACCTTGCCGCACGCGGAGTACCCGTAACTGTATACGAAGCTCTGCACGAAGTCGGCGGCGTACTGATTTACGGTATCCCTGAATTTCGTCTGCCCAAGTCCATCGTAGCCCGCGAAGTGGGTGCGCTCTGGTCTAAAGGCGTTACCTTCCAGCCCAACTACGTGGGCGGTAAGACCGTAACTGTTGAAGATCTCTTCGAAGACGGTTTTGATGCCGTATTCATCGGTGTTGGCGCAGGACTCCCGTGGTTCCTGAACATCCCCGGCGAGAACCTTGTCGGCGTATATTCCGCCAATGAATACCTGACCCGTATCAACCTCGGTCGGGCCTACGATTTCCCCAACCACGACACCCCCGCCCCCAAAGCCAAGAACGTGGCTGTAATCGGCGGCGGTAACGTGGCTATGGATGCTGCCCGCACCGCTCTGCGTCTCGGCGCTGAAAACGTGTACATCACTTATCGCCGTACGCAGGACGAAATGCCTGCCCGCCTTGAAGAACTGCACCATGCAATCGAGGAAGGTGTACAGCTTGAGCTGCTTACCTCCCCCATTGCCATCAACGGTGACGAGAACTCGCACGTTAAGTCCATGACCCTTCAAGTGATGGAGCTTGGCGAACCTGATGATTCCGGTCGCCGCCGTCCCGTTGCAGTGGAAGGAAAGACCAAGGAACTGGAAGTCGACATGGTTGTCCTCGCTGTGGGAACCGGAGCCAACCCGGTACTGCTCGAAGCAACCCCCGGCCTTGACCTTAACAAGTGGGGTTACATCGTAACCGATGCTGAAACAGGCGAGACTTCTATCCCTAATGTATACGCTGGCGGTGATATCGCAGGCGGGTCCGCAACAGTAATCTCAGCCATGGGCGCAGGTCGCCGCGCGGCTAAGACAATCGCGGAGAAATTGGGAGTATAA